From the genome of Bubalus bubalis isolate 160015118507 breed Murrah chromosome 2, NDDB_SH_1, whole genome shotgun sequence, one region includes:
- the LOC102392673 gene encoding 40S ribosomal protein S23-like, translated as MGKCRGLPTARKLRSHRQARKWHDTQYKKAHLGIALKANPFGGISHAKGIVLEKVGVEAKQPNSAIRKCVRVQLIKNGKKITAFVPNDGCLNFIEENDEVLVAGFGRKGHAVGDIPGVCFK; from the coding sequence ATGGGCAAGTGTCGCGGTCTTCCTACTGCCAGGAAGCTCCGTAGCCACCGACAAGCCCGGAAGTGGCATGATACACAGTACAAGAAAGCCCATTTGGGCATTGCCCTGAAGGCCAACCCTTTTGGCGGCATTTCTCACGCCAAGGGAATTGTGCTGGAAAAAGTAGGAGTTGAAGCCAAACAGCCAAATTCTGCCATCAGGAAGTGTGTCAGGGTTCAGCTAATCAAGAATGGcaaaaaaatcactgcttttGTACCCAATGATGGTTGCTTGAATTTTATTGAGGAAAATGATGAAGTTCTGGTTGCTGGATTTGGTCGCAAAGGTCATGCTGTTGGTGACATTCCTGGAGTCTGCTTTAAGTAG